The following are encoded together in the Flavihumibacter fluvii genome:
- a CDS encoding M12 family metallo-peptidase: MKRLLCKLLTGIFIICPVFLDVVQAQAPEMLIEAKELINSEFTPQLSSKLSNWKTFTLIHAFKTPSLQTTRVTIKLGAQTLVFSGKHESITDLSSKLVALTETGRKELPFPDLFYLNGISSRLTIGDNFLLGEIEQSGDIYLLENLKNLYPDAPDGIIILYKKSAVIKDNRIKCGILPGSAATTQVAPSNNPKILAAGDSTTCRTTEIAVLANSTTYAFHGSNLAATASYIASIYNLSEGDYENDFSVNIKFKINELVVSTSTAANPWLHTDDIYSNLDQFYNWAAIGFKSNNDLTSYWSYTKNFTGGVVGLAYLGFTCTSPGDAAIREYFGTAEAMRCLLSHEHGHNFSLNHDAAGAPYIMAPSVNPGNVDFSPESKAAFSSYFQSGMMACINDCALGDCENAAPLNFKPVFNTATGKIQNTWTNEPGLNGYILRWWLVGNTTVNNVTLNADAKSYDIDLPCNAGKVYRVELAKICSSGQIGGFTGAEILNTSIPTITASGSTSFCIGKTATLTSSISSGNQWYNNNVAIPGATSRTYITTISGSYTVKAITTKGCLIASQAIKVTVSAYPAKPKLTASGALTICNGSSIVLSSSASSGNQWLRNGSVISGATSKTYTTKTAGLYSVKNTNSGGCSIISDTLTIVVNPLPPVPKITASGTLKLCPGGSVTLSSSATTGNQWYKNNIVIAGAIARTYKAVGAGTYSVKVKNLNGCLSTSPGTIVTVSANPAKPLITASGSLNFCIGSSVTLTSNAISGNQWFKNGLIITGATSRTYKVTQSGKYSVKVTNAGGCFTLSAAVTSIVYALPLIPTISFTGSDSICSGKSIVLTSSTATTYQWYKNNVIITGATSKSYTTSAAGKYTVTVGNSTRCKSTSLPRSVTVLAKPAKPIVKAGGPLTLCTGNSVLLTSNTSTGNQWLKDGKPIIDSVAKTLLVKSTGKYSLKLTNAAGCSTISDTFEIRFNPLPAIPRISANGVLNFCTGKVVTLTSNALSANQWYKNELPISGAIGTTLMVNSSGIYKVAVTNESGCTSFSVPLAITVNPLPDFPKITPEGPLLSCSGNKVVLNSNAATGNQWFKNGATITGATGTSYEAISAGQYTVMVTNATGCFQISTAVFISFAANPLQPVISWDGVNLRTIAGYANYKWYRNGIEITGATTNVYTSQESGLYTVLVINPEGCSSLSEEFSLGTPATMNAFSLKPSFRYYPNPARDQLHIEVNQVYPKNALINLYDLYGHRVISQALNGVTNTVNTSKLPAGVYHLIISDGKTQIQNRVIIAR; encoded by the coding sequence ATGAAAAGGTTGCTATGCAAACTGTTAACAGGGATATTCATCATCTGTCCGGTTTTTTTAGATGTTGTTCAGGCGCAGGCACCAGAAATGCTGATCGAAGCAAAGGAACTAATTAACAGCGAATTTACACCACAACTTTCCAGTAAGCTTAGCAACTGGAAAACGTTCACGCTGATACATGCGTTTAAAACGCCATCATTACAAACAACCCGGGTTACCATAAAATTAGGTGCACAAACGCTGGTTTTCTCTGGAAAACATGAATCCATTACCGATTTAAGTTCAAAACTTGTTGCCCTAACGGAAACTGGCAGAAAAGAATTGCCATTTCCGGATCTTTTTTATTTGAATGGGATATCCTCAAGATTAACAATAGGGGATAATTTTTTATTGGGTGAAATTGAGCAAAGCGGGGATATTTACCTGCTGGAAAATTTAAAAAACCTGTATCCTGATGCCCCGGATGGTATAATTATCCTGTATAAAAAATCAGCAGTCATTAAAGATAACAGGATAAAATGCGGCATATTGCCAGGATCCGCAGCAACTACCCAGGTGGCACCTTCTAATAATCCCAAAATTTTAGCTGCAGGTGACAGTACCACTTGCAGAACAACAGAAATTGCTGTGTTGGCTAATTCAACTACCTATGCGTTTCACGGCTCTAACCTTGCTGCAACTGCTTCATATATAGCGTCCATCTACAATCTCTCTGAAGGTGATTATGAAAATGATTTTTCTGTAAACATTAAATTTAAGATCAATGAACTGGTCGTAAGTACTTCAACAGCTGCAAATCCCTGGTTACATACGGATGACATATATAGTAACCTTGACCAATTTTATAATTGGGCCGCCATAGGATTTAAATCAAACAATGACCTCACCTCCTATTGGTCTTACACAAAAAATTTTACCGGTGGTGTTGTTGGCTTGGCCTATCTCGGATTTACCTGTACCAGCCCAGGGGATGCTGCCATACGTGAATACTTTGGTACAGCAGAAGCAATGCGTTGCCTGCTGAGTCACGAACACGGCCATAATTTCAGCCTGAATCACGATGCAGCCGGTGCTCCATACATTATGGCTCCATCGGTAAATCCCGGGAATGTCGATTTCAGTCCGGAGAGTAAGGCAGCCTTCTCATCCTACTTTCAATCAGGAATGATGGCCTGTATCAATGACTGCGCTTTGGGAGATTGTGAAAACGCTGCACCTTTGAATTTCAAACCAGTTTTTAATACGGCAACTGGTAAGATCCAAAATACCTGGACAAATGAACCTGGCCTTAATGGGTATATTTTACGGTGGTGGTTGGTTGGTAATACGACTGTAAATAATGTCACATTGAATGCTGATGCCAAAAGCTATGATATAGATCTACCTTGTAATGCCGGTAAAGTATACCGGGTTGAATTGGCAAAAATTTGTAGTAGCGGGCAAATCGGTGGATTTACTGGTGCAGAAATTCTAAATACATCCATTCCGACGATAACGGCAAGTGGTTCCACCAGTTTTTGTATTGGAAAAACAGCTACCCTTACTTCGAGTATTTCCAGCGGGAACCAATGGTATAATAATAATGTTGCCATTCCAGGTGCTACTTCCAGGACCTACATTACAACAATCTCAGGCTCCTATACCGTAAAAGCAATTACGACAAAAGGATGTCTAATTGCTTCCCAGGCAATAAAAGTTACTGTAAGTGCATATCCTGCAAAACCAAAATTAACTGCCTCAGGTGCATTGACAATTTGCAATGGCAGTAGTATTGTATTGAGCTCCAGTGCATCAAGTGGTAATCAATGGCTGCGTAATGGCTCAGTTATTTCAGGGGCAACATCTAAAACCTATACAACAAAAACAGCCGGACTTTATTCAGTAAAAAATACGAATTCTGGTGGTTGCTCAATTATTTCAGACACATTGACCATCGTTGTCAATCCATTACCTCCTGTCCCTAAAATCACAGCTAGCGGAACACTTAAATTATGTCCGGGTGGCAGCGTAACGCTCTCTTCCAGTGCAACTACCGGGAATCAATGGTATAAAAACAATATTGTTATTGCCGGAGCGATTGCCAGAACCTATAAAGCTGTTGGGGCTGGCACCTACTCGGTTAAGGTAAAAAATTTAAACGGCTGTTTGTCAACTTCCCCGGGAACAATTGTCACAGTATCTGCCAATCCGGCCAAACCTTTGATCACTGCCAGCGGATCATTAAATTTTTGTATTGGCAGTTCTGTTACGCTCACATCAAACGCAATATCAGGAAATCAATGGTTCAAAAATGGATTAATTATAACAGGTGCAACTTCAAGGACATATAAAGTAACACAGTCGGGTAAGTATTCTGTTAAAGTAACAAATGCCGGCGGCTGTTTTACCCTGTCAGCTGCAGTCACATCAATTGTGTATGCTTTGCCATTAATACCGACCATTAGCTTTACCGGATCCGATAGTATTTGTTCCGGAAAATCCATAGTACTCACTTCCAGCACAGCTACAACCTACCAGTGGTATAAAAATAATGTTATAATCACAGGCGCAACTTCTAAATCATATACCACCAGTGCAGCTGGAAAATATACAGTTACTGTTGGCAACTCAACCAGATGCAAATCAACCTCCTTACCAAGATCTGTTACAGTATTGGCAAAGCCGGCAAAACCGATTGTTAAGGCTGGTGGCCCGCTGACCTTATGCACAGGTAATTCTGTATTGTTAACCTCAAATACATCTACCGGAAATCAATGGCTTAAAGACGGTAAACCTATTATTGATTCGGTAGCAAAAACGCTACTCGTTAAATCAACAGGCAAATACAGTTTAAAGCTGACAAATGCAGCAGGTTGTTCAACCATATCTGATACTTTTGAAATTAGATTTAATCCCCTTCCGGCTATTCCGCGGATTTCGGCAAATGGTGTGCTCAACTTTTGCACTGGAAAGGTTGTCACCTTAACGTCAAATGCACTTTCAGCCAATCAATGGTATAAGAATGAGCTGCCAATTTCAGGAGCCATTGGAACAACCTTAATGGTTAATAGTTCCGGAATTTACAAAGTTGCAGTAACAAATGAGTCTGGATGTACCAGTTTTTCAGTACCCTTGGCCATAACAGTTAACCCGTTACCTGATTTCCCAAAAATAACCCCTGAAGGTCCATTATTAAGCTGTTCAGGCAATAAAGTAGTTTTGAATTCAAATGCAGCGACTGGTAACCAGTGGTTCAAAAATGGTGCTACCATAACCGGAGCAACAGGAACCAGTTATGAGGCGATTTCAGCTGGCCAATATACAGTTATGGTAACCAACGCGACAGGGTGTTTCCAGATTTCTACTGCGGTTTTCATCAGCTTTGCAGCAAATCCACTACAACCTGTTATTAGCTGGGATGGCGTGAATCTGAGGACTATAGCGGGTTACGCTAATTATAAATGGTACCGCAACGGAATAGAAATCACAGGGGCAACAACAAATGTCTATACATCCCAGGAAAGCGGTTTATATACAGTACTTGTAATAAATCCAGAAGGATGTAGTTCACTTTCAGAAGAATTCAGCCTGGGAACACCGGCAACAATGAACGCCTTCTCATTAAAACCATCATTTCGCTATTATCCAAATCCGGCAAGGGATCAGTTGCATATTGAAGTTAACCAGGTCTACCCAAAAAATGCATTGATCAACCTGTATGATTTATATGGTCATAGAGTTATAAGCCAGGCTTTAAATGGAGTGACAAATACAGTGAATACATCAAAACTACCGGCGGGTGTTTACCATTTAATCATAAGCGATGGAAAAACTCAAATACAGAACAGGGTAATCATTGCGAGGTAG